A single Salmo trutta chromosome 14, fSalTru1.1, whole genome shotgun sequence DNA region contains:
- the idh3b gene encoding isocitrate dehydrogenase [NAD] subunit beta, mitochondrial isoform X1 — MMAAALRGSLVTLAKGLTGTGPRWQQLAARSLNMTSSLSGPEAPPARADATFKVTMVPGDGVGPELMTAVKEVFKAGDVPVEFEEFHLSEVQHMDSDEKLEQVLASMKTNRVAMKGKINTPMEFKGELAGFEMKIRRRLDLFANVVHVNSLPGYSTRHNNLDLVIIREQTEGEYSSLEHESVPGVIECLKIITREKSRRIAKFAFDYATKKGRSKVTAVHKANIMKLADGLFLQCCAEVAELYPKIKYENIIIDNCCMQLVQNPYQFDVLVMPNLYGNIIDNLAAGLVGGAGVVPGESYSAEYAVFETGARHPFAQAVGRNIANPTAMLLSAANMLHHLNLEYHSNMVSDAVRKVIKQGKVRTRDLGGYSTTGDFVQAVVGNLRHRPVY; from the exons GGCCTTACTGGCACTGGTCCGCGGTGGCAGCAGCTGGCTGCCCGGTCCCTCAATATGACCTCCAGTCTGAGTGGGCCTGAGGCACCCCCGGCCCGCGCCGACGCCACATTCAAAGTCACCATGGTGCCCGGGGACGGAGTAGGACCTGAACTGATGACTGCCGTCAAGGAGGTGTTCAAG gcGGGCGACGTCCCAGTGGAGTTTGAGGAGTTCCACCTAAGTGAGGTGCAGCACATGGACAGCGACGAGAAGCTGGAGCAGGTGTTGGCCTCCATGAAGACCAACAGGGTGGCCATGAAAG GAAAGATTAACACCCCCATGGAGTTCAAAGGGGAGCTGGCTGGCTTTGAGATGAAAATTAG GCGTAGGCTGGACTTGTTTGCAAATGTGGTACACGTGAACAGCCTGCCCGGCTATAGCACCCGCCACAACAACCTGGACCTGGTCATCATCCGAGAGCAGACTGAGGGAGAGTACAGCTCTCTGGAGCACGAG AGCGTGCCTGGAGTGATCGAATGTCTGAAGATCATCACTAGGGAGAAGTCTCGGCGCATCGCCAAGTTTGCCTTCGACTACGCCACCAAGAAGGGTCGCAGCAAGGTCACGGCGGTCCACAAGGCCAACATCAT GAAGCTTGCAGATGGCCTGTTCCTACAGTGCTGTGCCGAGGTGGCAGAGCTGTATCCCAAGATCAAATATGAGAACATTATCATAGACAACTGTTGCATGCAg CTGGTCCAGAACCCATACCAGTTTGACGTGCTGGTGATGCCCAACCTTTATGGCAACATCATTGACAACCTGGCCGCTGGGCTGGTCGGCGGGGCAGGAGTGGTGCCAGGAGAGAGCTACAGCGCCGAGTACGCCGTGTTTGAGACC GGAGCGCGGCACCCCTTTGCCCAGGCTGTAGGCAGGAACATCGCCAACCCAACGGCCATGCTGCTCAGCGCTGCCAACATGCTCCATCACCTCAA cctggaatACCACTCCAATATGGTGTCAGATGCAGTCAGGAAGGTCATCAAACAGGGGAAg GTGCGGACGCGAGACCTGGGCGGTTACAGCACGACCGGGGACTTTGTGCAAGCCGTTGTGGGGAACCTCCGCCACCGACCCGTGTACTAA